Proteins encoded within one genomic window of Halomonas sp. YLGW01:
- the rpsN gene encoding 30S ribosomal protein S14, with the protein MAKKSMVGREHKRAKLVDKYAAKRAELKALISDVNASDEERFDAQLKLQQLPRDSSPVRQRNRCRITGRPHGYYNKFGLGRNKLREAAMRGDVPGLKKSSW; encoded by the coding sequence ATGGCAAAGAAAAGCATGGTAGGACGCGAGCACAAGCGTGCGAAGCTGGTCGACAAGTATGCTGCCAAGCGCGCAGAGCTCAAGGCCCTCATCAGTGACGTGAACGCTTCCGACGAAGAGCGCTTCGACGCGCAGCTCAAGCTGCAGCAGTTGCCGCGCGACTCCAGCCCGGTGCGTCAGCGTAACCGCTGTCGCATCACTGGTCGTCCGCACGGCTACTACAACAAGTTTGGCTTGGGCCGTAACAAGCTGCGTGAAGCCGCCATGCGTGGCGACGTCCCTGGACTCAAGAAGTCCAGCTGGTAA